In Epinephelus lanceolatus isolate andai-2023 chromosome 13, ASM4190304v1, whole genome shotgun sequence, the following are encoded in one genomic region:
- the fbxo16 gene encoding F-box only protein 16, with amino-acid sequence MPLAPRPSTSCAKLQTKLSAWTPLNHPLSNSKVFEERRNLLAKWFDRWSDSQRKAVLQDFVLSCSVEQLTFLSLSVSRRLPLQASDFTCLLPRALCLYLFSFLDPRSLCRCAQVSWHWKSIVELDQLWMPKCVRLGWCINFSPTPLEQGVWKRHYIQTVQELRLTSLQAASSQQQFKVPHASAVSSRYEDLSEVAFISEERPASTTQTLGGISRAGLRKEKQPSAPPPWRDSDRCPKDILRFNYLDNLDPTEQAQVKSRASTCRSNTWKPDAVRSQKTLSEAHYKLRKAKSLMFLSFNSRTQHPPPPPPPPHHHPHESQARPSWAAHSHDHAVTAKSMLHLAQCNAGIRPGPVRSAVPRLSVEALRASQRSHRSVPSTPLFEAQPWTAAHTQTRSEAHIPHQEDVRARLRAAASDGVV; translated from the exons ATGCCACTTGCACCGAGGCCATCTACAAGCTGtgctaagctgcagaccaaGCTGAGCGCCTGGACTCCTTTGAACCACCCACTGTCCAACAGCAAG GTGTTTGAAGAGAGGCGAAACCTTCTGGCCAAGTGG TTTGACAGGTGGTCTGACAGCCAGAGGAAGGCGGTGCTGCAGGACTTTGTGCTGAGCTGTTCAGTGGAGCAGCTGACGTTCCTGAGCCTCAGCGTGAGCAGACGGCTCCCTCTGCAGGCCTCAGACTTCACCTGCCTGCTGCCCAGAGCCCTCTGCCTCTACCTCTTCTCCTTTCTGGACCCACGCAGCCTCTGTCGATGtgcacag GTGAGCTGGCACTGGAAGAGCATAGTGGAACTGGACCAGCTTTGGATGCCAAAATGTGTGAGGCTTGGCTGGTGCATCAACttttcccccacccctctgGAGCAGGGCGTCTGGAAGAGACACTACATCCAGACTGTGCAGGAGCTGCGCCTCACCTCGCTGCAG GCTGCCTCATCTCAGCAGCAGTTTAAGGTTCCACATGCATCAGCTGTCAGCAGTAGATATGAAGATCTTTCAGAAGTGGCCTTCATAAGCGAAGAGCGCCCAGCGTCCACCACCCAGACACTTGGAGGCATCTCCAGGGCGGGTTTAAGAAAGGAGAAGCAGCCGTCTGCACCGCCACCGTGGAGAGACTCTGACAGATGTCCCAAAGACATACTACGCTTCAACTACTTGGACAACCTGGACCCCACTGAGCAAGC GCAAGTGAAGAGCAGAGCCTCCACCTGCCGCAGCAACACATGGAAGCCAGACGCCGTCAGGAGCCAGAAAACACTGTCTGAGGCGCATTACAAACTACGCAAAGCCAAATCGCTG ATGTTCCTCAGCTTCAACAGCAGAACccaacatcctcctcctcctcctcctcctcctcatcatcatcctcatgaGTCCCAAGCTCGACCCTCTTGGGCAGCTCACAGTCACGACCACGCGGTCACCGCCAAGAGTATGCTGCACCTGGCCCAGTGCAATGCCGGGATCCGTCCAGGGCCGGTGAGGTCAGCAGTGCCACGGCTGAGTGTGGAGGCACTCAGGGCTTCCCAGCGCTCACACCGGAGCGTTCCCA
- the fzd3a gene encoding frizzled-3a isoform X2: MDLLWVLSVSMLTACVAIPMDAAEGSHSLFTCEPITLRMCQGLPYNSTYMPNILNHYDQQTAALAMEPFHPMVNLQCSPDLRMFLCALYAPVCTEYGRMTLPCRRLCLQAKSDCYKLMDMFGVSWPQEMDCNRFPDCDEPYPRPVDLLSGSDTTESPISVQRDYGFWCPRELKIDPELGYTFMGIRDCSPPCPNMYFTREELTFARYFIGVVSIVCLSATLFTFLTFLIDVSRFRYPERPIIFYAVCYMMVSLVFFLGFLLEDKVSCNAASPGRFRASTVTQGSHNKACTLLFMVLYFFTMAGSVWWVILTITWFLAAVPKWGSEAIEKKALLFHACAWGIPGVLTVTLLAMNKIEGDSVSGVCFVGLYNLTALRWFLLAPLGLDVVVGVALLLAGIAALNRVRMEIPLEKENQEKLVKFMIRIGVFSVLYLVPLLAVLGCYLYENSYRTIWETTWVQEKCRHYHIPCPYQVERTSRPDLVLFLIKYVMMLIVGIPSVFWVGSKKTCFEWASFFHGKRRKDGMVNESRQVLQEPDFAQLLLRDPNTPIVRKSRGTSTQGTSTHASSTHLAMLDEPPSASTSRAGSVRSARSKMSSYHGSLHRSRDGRYTASSFRAADDRLPYGSMPRLNDQSQSRHCSTNRLDSLSRHGSTQRLESQSRHSSIRDLTSTTQAVLGVPGNGIHRVLEEDGATA; the protein is encoded by the exons ATGGATCTCCTGTGGGTGCTGTCGGTGTCCATGCTGACGGCGTGCGTTGCCATCCCCATGGATGCGGCGGAGGGGAGCCACAGCCTGTTCACCTGTGAACCCATAACCCTGCGTATGTGCCAGGGGCTGCCTTACAACTCCACCTACATGCCAAACATACTGAACCATTACGACCAGCAAACTGCCGCCCTCGCCATGGAG CCGTTCCATCCCATGGTGAACCTACAGTGCTCTCCGGACCTCAGGATGTTCCTGTGTGCGCTCTACGCCCCGGTGTGTACCGAGTACGGGCGGATGACTCTGCCCTGTCGCCGCCTCTGTCTGCAGGCCAAGAGCGACTGCTACAAACTAATGGATATGTTTGGCGTCAGCTGGCCGCAGGAGATGGACTGCAACAg gtTCCCAGACTGTGACGAGCCCTACCCCCGTCCTGTGGACCTCCTGTCCGGCTCAGACACAACTGAATCCCCCATCTCCGTCCAGCGGGACTACGGCTTCTGGTGTCCAAGAGAACTCAAAATCGACCCAGAGCTCGGCTACACCTTCATGGGTATCCGCGACTGCTCTCCCCCCTGTCCCAACATGTACTTCACACGTGAGGAGCTGACGTTCGCCCGATACTTCATTGGAGTGGTGTCCATCGTCTGTCTGTCCGCCACCCTTTTCACCTTCCTGACTTTCCTCATTGATGTTTCGCGCTTCCGCTACCCAGAGCGTCCAATTATATTTTATGCCGTATGCTACATGATGGTGTCTCTGGTGTTCTTCCTGGGGTTTTTGCTGGAGGACAAAGTTTCCTGTAATGCAGCGAGTCCTGGGAGGTTCAGGGCTTCAACAGTGACCCAAGGCTCACATAATAAG GCCTGCACCCTTCTCTTCATGGTGCTGTATTTCTTCACCATGGCCGGCAGTGTCTGGTGGGTCATCCTGACCATCACCTGGTTCCTGGCTGCTGTTCCCAAGTGGGGCAGTGAGGCAATAGAGAAGAAGGCCCTCCTCTTCCATGCCTGTGCCTGGGGCATCCCTGGTGTCCTCACAGTCACCCTGCTAGCCATGAACAAGATCGAGGGAGACAGTGTTAGCGGTGTTTGCTTTGTGGGGCTGTACAACTTGACAGCCCTGCGCTGGTTCCTGCTGGCCCCGCTGGGACTGGATGTAGTG GTCGGTGTGGCTCTGCTGCTGGCAGGTATAGCAGCGCTAAACCGAGTCCGCATGGAGATTCCATTGGAGAAGGAGAACCAGGAGAAACTAGTGAAGTTCATGATTCGTATCGGCGTGTTCTCCGTGCTCTACCTGGTCCCTCTGCTGGCCGTCCTGGGCTGCTACCTTTATGAGAACAGCTACAGAACCATCTGGGAGACGACCTGGGTCCAGGAGAAGTGTAGACACTACCACATCCCCTGCCCCTACCAG GTGGAGCGCACCAGTCGTCCTGACCTGGTCTTGTTCCTGATAAAGTACGTGATGATGCTGATCGTAGGGATCCCCTCAGTGTTCTGGGTGGGCAGTAAGAAGACCTGCTTCGAGTGGGCCAGCTTCTTCCACGGCAAGAGACGCAAAGA TGGGATGGTCAACGAGAGCCGACAGGTGCTCCAGGAGCCCGACTTCGCCCAGCTGCTGCTCAGGGACCCCAACACGCCCATCGTGAGGAAGTCACGGGGCACGTCCACCCAGGGGACCTCCACCCACGCCTCGTCCACCCACCTGGCCATGCTGGACGAGCCGCCGAGTGCCAGCACCAGCCGGGCCGGCTCGGTCCGCAGTGCACGCTCCAAGATGAGCAGCTACCACGGCAGCCTGCACCGCTCTCGAGATGGCAG ATATACGGCCTCCAGTTTCCGGGCTGCAGACGACCGTCTGCCCTATGGAAGCATGCCTCGCCTCAACGACCAATCACAGTCGAGACACTGCAGCACCAATCGCCTGGACAGCCTGTCACGACACGGCTCCACCCAACGACTTGAAAGCCAGTCGCGGCACAGCAGCATCAGGGACCTCACCAGCACCACCCAAGCTGTTCTCGGTGTCCCTGGAAACGGGATTCACAGAGTCCTGGAGGAGGACGGAGCGACAGCCTGA
- the fzd3a gene encoding frizzled-3a isoform X1 has translation MDLLWVLSVSMLTACVAIPMDAAEGSHSLFTCEPITLRMCQGLPYNSTYMPNILNHYDQQTAALAMEPFHPMVNLQCSPDLRMFLCALYAPVCTEYGRMTLPCRRLCLQAKSDCYKLMDMFGVSWPQEMDCNRFPDCDEPYPRPVDLLSGSDTTESPISVQRDYGFWCPRELKIDPELGYTFMGIRDCSPPCPNMYFTREELTFARYFIGVVSIVCLSATLFTFLTFLIDVSRFRYPERPIIFYAVCYMMVSLVFFLGFLLEDKVSCNAASPGRFRASTVTQGSHNKACTLLFMVLYFFTMAGSVWWVILTITWFLAAVPKWGSEAIEKKALLFHACAWGIPGVLTVTLLAMNKIEGDSVSGVCFVGLYNLTALRWFLLAPLGLDVVVGVALLLAGIAALNRVRMEIPLEKENQEKLVKFMIRIGVFSVLYLVPLLAVLGCYLYENSYRTIWETTWVQEKCRHYHIPCPYQVERTSRPDLVLFLIKYVMMLIVGIPSVFWVGSKKTCFEWASFFHGKRRKEALTPSPTACSTHSSILFYHTHKPTTFPLSLPTLLRLSLPSLPPLSSSSTSFSCSTPSPPSSFPCCSGMVNESRQVLQEPDFAQLLLRDPNTPIVRKSRGTSTQGTSTHASSTHLAMLDEPPSASTSRAGSVRSARSKMSSYHGSLHRSRDGRYTASSFRAADDRLPYGSMPRLNDQSQSRHCSTNRLDSLSRHGSTQRLESQSRHSSIRDLTSTTQAVLGVPGNGIHRVLEEDGATA, from the exons ATGGATCTCCTGTGGGTGCTGTCGGTGTCCATGCTGACGGCGTGCGTTGCCATCCCCATGGATGCGGCGGAGGGGAGCCACAGCCTGTTCACCTGTGAACCCATAACCCTGCGTATGTGCCAGGGGCTGCCTTACAACTCCACCTACATGCCAAACATACTGAACCATTACGACCAGCAAACTGCCGCCCTCGCCATGGAG CCGTTCCATCCCATGGTGAACCTACAGTGCTCTCCGGACCTCAGGATGTTCCTGTGTGCGCTCTACGCCCCGGTGTGTACCGAGTACGGGCGGATGACTCTGCCCTGTCGCCGCCTCTGTCTGCAGGCCAAGAGCGACTGCTACAAACTAATGGATATGTTTGGCGTCAGCTGGCCGCAGGAGATGGACTGCAACAg gtTCCCAGACTGTGACGAGCCCTACCCCCGTCCTGTGGACCTCCTGTCCGGCTCAGACACAACTGAATCCCCCATCTCCGTCCAGCGGGACTACGGCTTCTGGTGTCCAAGAGAACTCAAAATCGACCCAGAGCTCGGCTACACCTTCATGGGTATCCGCGACTGCTCTCCCCCCTGTCCCAACATGTACTTCACACGTGAGGAGCTGACGTTCGCCCGATACTTCATTGGAGTGGTGTCCATCGTCTGTCTGTCCGCCACCCTTTTCACCTTCCTGACTTTCCTCATTGATGTTTCGCGCTTCCGCTACCCAGAGCGTCCAATTATATTTTATGCCGTATGCTACATGATGGTGTCTCTGGTGTTCTTCCTGGGGTTTTTGCTGGAGGACAAAGTTTCCTGTAATGCAGCGAGTCCTGGGAGGTTCAGGGCTTCAACAGTGACCCAAGGCTCACATAATAAG GCCTGCACCCTTCTCTTCATGGTGCTGTATTTCTTCACCATGGCCGGCAGTGTCTGGTGGGTCATCCTGACCATCACCTGGTTCCTGGCTGCTGTTCCCAAGTGGGGCAGTGAGGCAATAGAGAAGAAGGCCCTCCTCTTCCATGCCTGTGCCTGGGGCATCCCTGGTGTCCTCACAGTCACCCTGCTAGCCATGAACAAGATCGAGGGAGACAGTGTTAGCGGTGTTTGCTTTGTGGGGCTGTACAACTTGACAGCCCTGCGCTGGTTCCTGCTGGCCCCGCTGGGACTGGATGTAGTG GTCGGTGTGGCTCTGCTGCTGGCAGGTATAGCAGCGCTAAACCGAGTCCGCATGGAGATTCCATTGGAGAAGGAGAACCAGGAGAAACTAGTGAAGTTCATGATTCGTATCGGCGTGTTCTCCGTGCTCTACCTGGTCCCTCTGCTGGCCGTCCTGGGCTGCTACCTTTATGAGAACAGCTACAGAACCATCTGGGAGACGACCTGGGTCCAGGAGAAGTGTAGACACTACCACATCCCCTGCCCCTACCAG GTGGAGCGCACCAGTCGTCCTGACCTGGTCTTGTTCCTGATAAAGTACGTGATGATGCTGATCGTAGGGATCCCCTCAGTGTTCTGGGTGGGCAGTAAGAAGACCTGCTTCGAGTGGGCCAGCTTCTTCCACGGCAAGAGACGCAAAGA AGCATTAACCCCCTCTCCCACCGCCTGCTCCACGCACTCCTCCATTCTCTTCTACCACACCCACAAACCCACCAccttccccctctccctccccacCCTCCTGcgtctctccctcccctcccttcctccactctcctcctcctccacctccttctcGTGCTCCACTCCCTCCCCGCCCTCCTCCTTCCCCTGCTGCAGTGGGATGGTCAACGAGAGCCGACAGGTGCTCCAGGAGCCCGACTTCGCCCAGCTGCTGCTCAGGGACCCCAACACGCCCATCGTGAGGAAGTCACGGGGCACGTCCACCCAGGGGACCTCCACCCACGCCTCGTCCACCCACCTGGCCATGCTGGACGAGCCGCCGAGTGCCAGCACCAGCCGGGCCGGCTCGGTCCGCAGTGCACGCTCCAAGATGAGCAGCTACCACGGCAGCCTGCACCGCTCTCGAGATGGCAG ATATACGGCCTCCAGTTTCCGGGCTGCAGACGACCGTCTGCCCTATGGAAGCATGCCTCGCCTCAACGACCAATCACAGTCGAGACACTGCAGCACCAATCGCCTGGACAGCCTGTCACGACACGGCTCCACCCAACGACTTGAAAGCCAGTCGCGGCACAGCAGCATCAGGGACCTCACCAGCACCACCCAAGCTGTTCTCGGTGTCCCTGGAAACGGGATTCACAGAGTCCTGGAGGAGGACGGAGCGACAGCCTGA